In Hemicordylus capensis ecotype Gifberg chromosome 4, rHemCap1.1.pri, whole genome shotgun sequence, the genomic window AGCCCCCCGTCCCCTCTCCCTGCATCGCCTCCTGGCTTCTCCCAGCTCCCTTAAGATCCTGGACATCCTAgtaaaggaaagggaggggaggtcCCGTTTCCAGCAGAGGCGGGTGAGGGGACCCCAGAAGAGGTGAAAGGCCCTTTGGAGAGGCTGAGCAGGAGGAGCCTCCAAGGTGGGAGGAGGTGCTCCCTACAtgaggggcggagccaccattgggcgaacggggtCAAAGAAACCAGGCCACCCCCCCAGGGGCCGTGccttgtggccccagacacgccccccacatctgacatcagacacggggagcGAAATCGGCCAGCGCTGCGTTCTCAGcgcagctggagtgactctcccagcCTTTTAGAAGGcgatgtgaatgcagcactggccgactgagctcctaaatggggctgcacagccccgtttgggagcaaaaccgcacccctgcgtctgatgtcagattcggtgggtggggctagggggccgctAGGGGGCCATGGAGGAGGCAGGacatgggctgccactggcctatCTCTGCAATTGCTCTACCCCCACCCGGGCAAGGCGGTGAGTAGCACTCCCCAGCCAAGCATGGAGACACTCACCCAGGTGAAGAAGAGGGATCTCATGGTGGCAAAGGTGAATTCCATCATGAATTCTGGGAGGTACGTGAGAGTGAGGCCAGCCATTaagaggaggaccagcagcacCAGGAGCACCACCATGTATAAGGTGAAGTTGCAGGGGGCCTGCAGGAGACCTGGAGTCAGAGGTCAGCCCAGAAGAAcccatgccccctccctccttcccaccctGCCCTCCTTAAGGCCCTCCTCTCCTCACTCcaggccacccccagccccactctcagatggtttctccccTGCTCAGTGCCAGACGACCAGGAcagagcagcagcccagctgggaGTCCCTCAGCAGGCAGTGCATGTTTGCCACGGATCAGGATGTGGgcgaacagacacacacacacacacactcagccagTGAGGTGCCAGTTCCTTGACCGGTAGCACATCTGCCTGATTTGCATGGGCCTTATCCTGGCTCTGtacctgctccccacttcccccagGGGTGAGAAATTCCAGGGGGCAGAGCTCCTTGGAGTCTGGCTTCCTTGGCGAGAGATCCCTGGAGGCTTCTGGGATCTTGGCcatgctttctttctttgcagcAATCTCCAAGTTGCCCATGAGAGGGGGTGGGCATAGCTGAGCAATGGGGGACCTCCATCCCCAGGGAGCACATCCTGGCACCTCAGGGGCTCCAgctacctgcctccccacccacccccatctcgCCCCAAACTCCCTCTGGGTCTGGCTCACACGCAGAGGATGCTGGAAATGCCGCTACTTTGCACTCCGGCACCTGGCTGGGGAggttgtgggggaggggcaagccACCTcacagcagcccctcccttctggaGCAGGATCGGGGCCTGCCTTGACATCCTGCAAGGCGCTTGGTTGCCTTCCCCGCAGGGAAAAGGCAGAGTCACTAATGCTCCATTCATGGCTATCCTTGGACCTGCTGTCCAGCAATTAGCCCCACAAAGGGACAGCCAGCTCAGCGTCTTCATCCTAACCCCCAAATCCACTGCATTCTGCTGCAGGGGCCAGAACATCCTGAAGGGCATCAAGGGCATGAATGGTGGAGAGCAAAGCCGAGAAGAACTTCCGTCCCAGGAAGGGGCCCTGATTGGCCTCGGTCAGgggaagccaccccccacccaccccccgccatgcaGCAGGCTCTGACCCCCTGCTGCTCCACGTCTGGCCCCGGGAGTCACTGGACCTGGGCTTGGGCAGGCCGTATCCCAGAAAGGCGGAGAGGTCCGGCTGCATCCTGCTGCTCCCCTCGTCCAGCTGCCGGCCAGACCCCGGTGGGTCCAGGGACTGGACCAGtcagcccaggctactctgggcagggaaggagtggctgtctgtgctgggcaaagggataaaatgcccccccccccgccatcagcagcagagcaggggggCCCCTTTCTGATGGAGCACCCAAGcagtggtgggggaagaggggcagAGCACACCCCCACCTTGATGGAGAAGAGCACAGCAAGGAGGCAGATGACGGCACTGATGCCCAGGGCGATGAGAATGCTGTCCGTTGTGTAGAAGCTGGCCCTCAAGCTGAGCATGCAGGAGTGGCTCAGGGTCAGGATGGCCTGTGGAGCAGAGGCCATGGCCATCAGCAGAGGGggggggctgagggagactcttCTCAGCCTGCGTGCTCCCCTCCCAGGCCTGGGGGTGGCctctggacttcccagaggctAGGTTTCTTCTTCAGCAATGGCCTTTCCTTGCCAGACCATAATATGCCTTCCCAGCTCACTGCCCGCCAGGAAGGCATGGCccatcccctcccccttccctcggTGGCTGGCCCTGGCACTTACGAGGACAAGGAGGTTCCAGGGGGCCTTTCGCCGGAGTCCTCTGCAGCACAGGAGGCTCAGGGCGGAAAACAAGAAGCCGGCCACAGGGAGGCTGAGGATCCAGAGAGAGCTCCACACAAACGTCTTCACCTCCTTCAGAAAGAGGAAGGCGGCCATGACGGCCAGTGTCGCCATTGACTGGACAGTCAGCACCAGGAGCACCTGCAGGCAGAGGCAGAATCCGACCAGCAGCCTCACTGTAGTGCCCCCAGCAGGGAAGCCGCTGGTTCCGGGTGCTGCCAAGTTCTGAGAAGGGGCCTTACACAAGCAGGCCTCAGCCAGGAGGGGGGCAGAGTCCCAGGCACCCTCTGGATAGAACCACTGCATGCCCCCATTCGCAGGGAGGGAGCGTACAGGACGTCTAGCCCACCCCCTCTGGAAACAGCTCTACAGGATCCCTCCCGGGGTCTTCCCCAGCCACGCTTCCTGCTCTCCTTTGAACTGGAGAAGCCAAGGCCTGAAGTGGGAGCCTTTTTCATGCCACGCAGATGCTCCAGCACCCAGATATGGGGCTAGGGTCTGATCCTGCCACCCCACGATCACAACTAGCCTGATAAAGcattgcccaccaccaccacatctgtTTGCAAACACACCAGGATGGCCTCCAACATCCTCACCTTCCAAAGGAAGCTCATGCGGACGTTCCTGGCATCCAAGCCACCGGTGGAGAGATCCTGGGTGCCATAGTTGGAGGCTGGCTGGTTCTCAGGCTGTGGCACTGGGGGGGACAAGCAACCAGCAGCTGGGAAGGTCAGGCGGAGgtcccccacacccacacccacactgtCCCTACGAACGGGGGAGGCAGTgcaggcctcctgcctcctctggGGGAGGCTGCTCACCAGTCCTCCTGGGGCCATGGTGGGGCCTGCAGCCCGGACAGTTTGTCTCGCTCTGACTTGAGTACAGAatgcagcggggtggggtggggtggggtggggtgggggggttgctggGTGGAGCTCCAGAGCACTGAGAGAAAACCTCTTGCCCTAGACTcttcaggggcagcacaaccGCCCACAGAAGAGGTACGGGGACGCAGGGCACTCACCAGGAGCCAggatcaggagctgtgtgcaAGAGAGACCCCCCCTTGGAGACCCCCCTTGGAGACTCCCCGGAGAAGCCCCCTCACACCATCACCACACAGCCAGCTGTGCAAGGGAGATTGAGctaacccccctgccccccgctcgCGTCaaggctctccctccctccagtagGCTGGCTACTCACGGCCTTGGCCCAGTTGAGCGTTGGGGTCCTGAGGGGAGCCCAGCTGGCCACCGAATACCGGCTGGAATTCCAGGAAGCTCTCTCGGCATGAAGACATGACGGGGACTCTGGGGCTCCCCCGTCCTCTGCCACCTCCTCAGAGCTGCAGGAAGGAGAGAGGAATGGACAGAAAGGGCACCTCTGTGTCACCTGGGAGGGACTTTCCTCAGCGGGGAAGGAGACAACAAATGTGTCTCCTTTAGGATCGGGCCAGGCTGGTCACCAGTATCGGGCCagactccggggggggggaggtggtagAGAGAAGTGGGCTGATGCCTGCCTCACCAGGGCTCTCTCTGGCCTGGTCAGACATGTgaggtccagaacaaatcagagtTTGTGTggggcgtgggggtggggtggggtggggggtttaacatgttgttggaagtgaaggactttgcgctgtctcttgtctcaaagacagtggaggacagactccACTAGAGgttcaagacattggtcatcccttctccactgctctgacactatccctttggaatgtagattgctaatctcagggattaacttccttcctctctctcttccctgcctgcccttctaccttgcaacatggcaagctcccctccctgcatcgtgtgtgcagagaagatgcagaatccatctgcatccagctagatagatagattagagatcctaactcctcactttcctatctagaattgagttccttaataaatgccttttatattgatttgaaactataaactggctccaagttactctaCTCTCGGCATACACGCATtcctaagcaaattccgctgtgttgtttATTTCAAGATGTGCGTCtaccttcccctgaagaactcaaGGCAGTTAACAATGGTATTTAAAATCAGTGTACAACAATAGGAAACAGCAGAAACAACCAAACACCCAGCCTAATGGCAGCATCTTTCccaggggctggagggaaggccaGGTGCCCCACGGCTCCATCATGCCAGAGAGGTCCAGGCAGGCTCCAGCCAggagtcttcccagccctacctggagacacccccccccccccccgctgcctctcCCTGGGCAGCCTTCCAAGAGGCAGTTGCTTAGGCCCACCCCCAGTAAGCTCATCTCTGAGGACAGCCCTTTTGTGCAGGGGgcagtggaggtggtggagggggggcTTTGGGGCTCACAGTCATACTCTCGGCTGCCTGCGGCACTGCAAGGGTCTCCTGCTCCAGCGGGCAACaccactccccccctccccttgccaccCCCACAGCCTTGCCTGTGAAGCTGCGTCTGCTGCAGCCAGGCCTTCCAACCTAGACTCCAGGCTCCCTCGGGGAGgggtcctcctcttccctctcccttccctgccagcctctctctctgctgccacccaggccggccggcaggcaggcaggcacacaagGAGGGGTCCAGGTTCTGTTGCCTCCCCTGTCGCCACGGCAACCCTCTCCTCCCATGGAGGCCTGCTTCCCAGGTGCTCCAGGGCAAAGCGCTGGCCctcagaagccccccccccccgctcccaggGAAACCTGCCAGTCACCAACCTGTCCCTTGCCCTCCTTGCCTCAGTCTAGTGCAGCAGCATCCTGTTGGTGGCAGCCAGATGGCTTTGGTAGTAGTCCAGGATAAACTGCCTCTGGATATGGAGGATCCTTTGAGGAAACTGGAGCAATAGCGAAAGCTGGATTCCTCCCACCCCCCCGGATCTGTACAGAATCGCCTTAGGGGGTTGCATGGGATGGCTGAGGAAAGAAGCCCCTCCGATGTTGGCCTGGGCGTGGTGCAGGCAGCAGCCCTTGTGAATGCAGGGCCTGTGCCTGTTTCAGGGACTGACCCTGTTCACGCTGGGGCCAGCAGCCATGACACGAGGCAGAACCACAGAGAGCTTCAGAGGGGCATTTCTGCCACCCACGCCACCTCACATCTGCCCCTCCTCAAACTCCCCTTCTGCACTGGCTCGCTTAGCCTTGGAACTGCGCACAGCGTCCCCACTGCATGATGCTAGGAAAGAAAATAATCTGATCCAATTTTtgcaatcttccttccttccttccttcctcgttATCTCTTTTTCTTAAATTCTGTATCCAtgttcatttccccttcccttccctgccccaccGCCCGAATTAGAAATAGTTTGGGAGATGCTCACAGGCTGGGATGGCGGGAGGATGCACTGGCTGCAGTTAGAATGAACACTTCAAACAGACCTTGCTGAGGTTGATGCCCCAGCCTGTGTGCTGGATTCTGTGCTGCTGTCTCCATGTCCTTTGAAAAACAAGCTCCTCAGTATACTGGGCACTCTCAAGTGTTACACAAAAGTTCAATGAAATATTATTCTGAGATTCACTGGTGGCAGCATCCCCTCTAACAGGTAATTccggttgttgactacaactcccagcatccccagttgtgATGGATTTTGGCTGGGAATTACGACAGCCATAAATGCACCACCTCTCCAGgatgacagatcatcctggagagattctatctatgtggtcgctaagagtcgacaccgacttgatggcacttaatcaatctgtcagtcagtcagtcagtcagagcggtgtactacatacttcggtttctcctcacaacaacaaccctgtgaagttggttaggctgagagagagtgactggcccagagccacccagctagtctcctggctgaatggggatttgaactcgggtctccactctggccactacaccacgctggctcccatctGGTTccctctgttagagggaacactgattggtggTGGAGTTTAGTAAGGTTTATATCCAATTTGTCACCAGCTTGGTTGCAATGCTCAATAGGGCATGATGCTGAGATTTATTTGTGGTGGTAGCTTAGTAAGCTTTTTATATCAAGTGTGCCACCTGCTTTAATCCAGTGTGGGTTGCTCAGTATTGTGACTTACTTGCAGGGTCCCTGTGCTTTTCAGAGATAGAAAATGATGACGCTTTTCCTGCTGTGAAAAGCTTAAATGATGGGGAATGCTAAACTAGTTCAATTTCTGTCTTCCACGTGAAGATTTTCTTCACTTGGTTCAGAAAGGTGTATCTCTTGGTCTGTGTTGGCTGATTATGCCTTTCTGGGGTCTTTCTCTAACGCACCATCCTCCACTTTCCATTACTTGAGCAAAGGAAATGTGTTTTGGGAACGCTGCACTGATGCTCATCTAGTGGCAGGAGTGTCCGTGCAAAAGTTGTTACCTGTAGTTTAGAGTTCTGTACCTTCTACATACCTTTGGTTGGGATAAATAGTTTCTAAAATTGATTTGTGACAGTTTGTATCTGTTAGAACTAATTctagtggcggcgggggggggggcggtggctcctgaagcctttaggtccaggctcccaaaccACCTAGGGGCACCCCTGCGTCTGCCACTGTGTGCATGTTCTGTTCCAAGGCAGACGGAGCCTGGCCCAGCCAGTGCTTGGCCACTTCCGAAGTTCTGCAACCCCCGGGCCCAAGAGCAGAGAGCTTCCCCCAACTCCGCCTGCAAGGACCGGGCAGCCATTCTGTGTCTGGAGTCCCCTCTGCGTCCCCTCCCCTTGCAAGATCATCCCTGCAGGGATTTGCTGGTCCTCCGTTCACCCTGCAGCTCTGGAAAGCAGCCCAAAGACCACAGGAAGGACTGCCGAGCCCAAGCCCTTCTCACTTTTATTAGGACAACTCTATTTATATACAACTCAAGGCAGAAGCCAGAGGCACAGGTGTAGCTGCTCTGGACGCAGCAGGATAGCCCCCGCCCAAACCCACCCCCTGGGGGACGATaaggcaggaaaggaaaggaagctggtgcagaatgcccAGGGATTCCCAGGTCAGGGAACTTCCGATCTCTGCATAAAAGTTCTCagcagagggggagggcaggggtgggagaggaaaaAGAACAGAGCCAAAGATGGAGCTTGCAAGGAAAGCAGGAGGGATGCAGAGAAGATGGGGGGGGTGCCTAGCCCTTGCTCATCAGGAAGGCAATATCCAGGGTGTCAAAGACCATGAGAATAAGGATGACAAAGTAAGTGACGCCTGCCAAGAGATACTCCAAGAAGCTGAAAGTCTTTGGGTTGTTCCCCAGGACCAGCTGGGTTTCCGCAGTCAGGAACTGCAAAGGAGAAATGAAGCGGGGAGAGTGTTAGGCTTGA contains:
- the LOC128324141 gene encoding protein lifeguard 1-like, whose amino-acid sequence is MSSCRESFLEFQPVFGGQLGSPQDPNAQLGQGLPQPENQPASNYGTQDLSTGGLDARNVRMSFLWKVLLVLTVQSMATLAVMAAFLFLKEVKTFVWSSLWILSLPVAGFLFSALSLLCCRGLRRKAPWNLLVLAILTLSHSCMLSLRASFYTTDSILIALGISAVICLLAVLFSIKAPCNFTLYMVVLLVLLVLLLMAGLTLTYLPEFMMEFTFATMRSLFFTWFLVVETQLLLGNKLVAFSCEEYVLAALLLYVDIFLVFTDITRAVYAFGFVLKLLKILPLG